The following coding sequences are from one Panicum hallii strain FIL2 chromosome 5, PHallii_v3.1, whole genome shotgun sequence window:
- the LOC112894218 gene encoding aquaporin TIP4-3 isoform X2, producing MAKLALGHRGEASEPDFFRGVLGELVLTFLFVFIGVGAAMTAGTLTGAGGDLTAVALGQALVVCVIATAGFHISGGHVNPAVTLSLAVGGHITLFRSALYIVAQMLGSSTACILLRWLTGGLATPVHALAAGVGPVQGVVAETVFTFSLLFVIYATILDPRKLLPGAGPLLTGLLVGANSIAGAVLSGASMNPARSFGPAVATGVWTHHWVYWVGPLAGGPLAVLVYECFFMAPARTHQLLPQEE from the exons ATGGCGAAGCTTGCACTGGGCCACCGCGGCGAGGCGTCGGAGCCGGACTTCTTCCGCGGCGTGCTCGGCGAGCTCGTCCTCACCTTCCTCTTCGTCTTCATCGGCGTCGGGGCCGCCATGACCGCCGGTACGCTA accggcgcgggcggcgacctgacggcggtggcgctgggccAGGCGCTGGTGGTGTGCGTGATCGCCACGGCCGGCTTCCACATCTCCGGCGGCCACGTCAACCCGGCCGTGACGCTCTCGCTCGCCGTCGGCGGCCACATCACCCTGTTCCGGTCGGCACTGTACATCGTCGCCCAGATGCTGGGCTCCTCCACGGCCTGCATCCTGCTCCGGTGGCTCACCGGAGGGCTGGCCACCCCGGTGCACGCGCTGGCGGCGGGCGTGGGCCCCGTCCAGGGCGTGGTCGCCGAGACCGTCTTCACCTTCAGCCTGCTGTTCGTGATCTACGCCACCATCCTGGACCCGCGGAAGCTGCTCCCCGGCGCCGGCCCGCTGCTGACGGGGCTCCTGGTGGGCGCCAACTCCATCGCCGGCGCCGTGCTGTCCGGCGCGTCCATGAACCCGGCGCGGTCGTTCGGGCCGGCGGTGGCCACGGGCGTGTGGACGCACCACTGGGTGTACTGGGTGGGGCCGCTGGCCGGCGGGCCCCTCGCCGTGCTGGTGTACGAGTGCTTCTTCATGGCGCCGGCCCGCACGCACCAGCTGCTGCCGCAGGAGGAGTGA
- the LOC112892896 gene encoding protein JINGUBANG-like, with protein sequence MDFGRRKSFSFFEEDRKSSRPGAHTPVHQYYARAAGGGRSPAREAAEPARLSMSSVPGVEVPIVGGAAGGGCSPWVQSPLHGRLRFPPSPAAIYHCLAALHRLEGDVHALAVARGVLFTASDSGRVRAWAAPGCFNRGYLDVGRGRVPALAACGGTLVTSHSRDHHVRVWTICAAAVCDHIRAKKAATLPAKGSLSLLSFGKKRPHQHRDTVSCLVLHAVAGLLYTGSHDQTVKAWKLSDGSCVDSFVAHDGPINAMVVNEADGCIFTGSADGTVKMWRRVYGGTAHALIIVLRSELSPVNALALCHAASGGTRRCFLYAGSSDGYVNVWEKEATVGRPAHAGYLKGHRLAVFCLASGCSGRVVVSGSEDATMRVWRREGKGGGAAHTCLAVIEGHRGPVRCLAVGGGEAGEVEGSMVVYSAGLDKSVKTTT encoded by the exons ATGGATTTCGGCCGCCGCAAGAGTTTCAGCTTCTTCGAGGAGGACCGCAAGTCGTCCCGCCCGGGCGCGCACACGCCCGTGCACCAGTACTACGCGCgcgccgcgggcggcggccgctcgccggcgcgcgAGGCGGCCGAGCCCGCGCGCCTCAGCATGTCGTCCGTGCCCGGGGTCGAGGTGCCCATcgtcggcggcgccgcgggcggCGGGTGCTCGCCATGGGTGCAGTCGCCGCTGCACGGCCGCCTCCGCTTCCCGCCCTCGCCCGCCGCCATCTACCACTGCCTCGCCGCGCTGCACCGGCTGGAGGGCGACGTGCACGCGCTGGCCGTCGCCCGGGGCGTCCTCTTCACAGCCTCCGACAGCGGCCGGGTCCGCGCGTGGGCGGCGCCCGGCTGCTTCAACCGCGGCTACCTCGACGTCGGCCGCGGCCGCGTCCCGGCGCTCGCCGCGTGCGGGGGCACGCTCGTCACCTCCCACAGCCGCGACCACCACGTCCGGGTCTGGACcatctgcgccgccgccgtctgcgaCCACATCCGCGCCAAGAAGGCCGCCACGCTCCCCGCCAAGGGCAGCCTCTCGCTGCTCTCCTTCGGCAAGAAACGGCCGCACCAGCACCGCGACACCGTCTCCTGCCTCGTCCTCCACGCCGTCGCGGGCCTCCTCTACACCGGCTCCCACGACCAGACCGTCAAGGCGTGGAAGCTCTCCGACGGCAGCTGCGTGGACTCCTTCGTGGCGCACGACGGGCCCATCAACGCCATGGTCGTCAACGAGGCCGACGGCTGCATCTTCACGGGCTCCGCCGACGGCACCGTCAAGATGTGGCGCCGCGTCTACGGCGGCACCGCGCACGCGCTCATCATCGTGCTCCGCTCCGAGCTGTCCCCGGTGAACGCGCTCGCGCTCTGCCACGCCGCCTCCGGCGGCACGCGCAGGTGCTTCCTCTACGCCGGCTCCTCCGACGGCTACGTGAACGTGTGGGAGAAGGAGGCCACGGTGGGGCGGCCGGCGCACGCGGGATACCTCAAGGGCCACCGCCTGGCGGTGTTCTGCCTGGCGTCCGGCTGCAGCGGGCGGGTGGTGGTGAGCGGGTCGGAGGACGCGACGATGCGCGTGTGGAGGCGGGAggggaagggcggcggcgcggcgcacacGTGCCTGGCAGTGATCGAGGGCCACCGGGGCCCGGTGCGGTGCCTggccgtgggcggcggcgaggccggggagGTGGAGGGCAGCATGGTGGTGTACAGCGCGGGGCTGGACAAGAGCGTCAAG ACGACGACATGA
- the LOC112894218 gene encoding aquaporin TIP4-3 isoform X1 encodes MAKLALGHRGEASEPDFFRGVLGELVLTFLFVFIGVGAAMTAGAKTGAGGDLTAVALGQALVVCVIATAGFHISGGHVNPAVTLSLAVGGHITLFRSALYIVAQMLGSSTACILLRWLTGGLATPVHALAAGVGPVQGVVAETVFTFSLLFVIYATILDPRKLLPGAGPLLTGLLVGANSIAGAVLSGASMNPARSFGPAVATGVWTHHWVYWVGPLAGGPLAVLVYECFFMAPARTHQLLPQEE; translated from the exons ATGGCGAAGCTTGCACTGGGCCACCGCGGCGAGGCGTCGGAGCCGGACTTCTTCCGCGGCGTGCTCGGCGAGCTCGTCCTCACCTTCCTCTTCGTCTTCATCGGCGTCGGGGCCGCCATGACCGCCG GGGCGAAgaccggcgcgggcggcgacctgacggcggtggcgctgggccAGGCGCTGGTGGTGTGCGTGATCGCCACGGCCGGCTTCCACATCTCCGGCGGCCACGTCAACCCGGCCGTGACGCTCTCGCTCGCCGTCGGCGGCCACATCACCCTGTTCCGGTCGGCACTGTACATCGTCGCCCAGATGCTGGGCTCCTCCACGGCCTGCATCCTGCTCCGGTGGCTCACCGGAGGGCTGGCCACCCCGGTGCACGCGCTGGCGGCGGGCGTGGGCCCCGTCCAGGGCGTGGTCGCCGAGACCGTCTTCACCTTCAGCCTGCTGTTCGTGATCTACGCCACCATCCTGGACCCGCGGAAGCTGCTCCCCGGCGCCGGCCCGCTGCTGACGGGGCTCCTGGTGGGCGCCAACTCCATCGCCGGCGCCGTGCTGTCCGGCGCGTCCATGAACCCGGCGCGGTCGTTCGGGCCGGCGGTGGCCACGGGCGTGTGGACGCACCACTGGGTGTACTGGGTGGGGCCGCTGGCCGGCGGGCCCCTCGCCGTGCTGGTGTACGAGTGCTTCTTCATGGCGCCGGCCCGCACGCACCAGCTGCTGCCGCAGGAGGAGTGA
- the LOC112892895 gene encoding uncharacterized protein LOC112892895 — protein sequence MAHSLSSSDASATHGLNPFVAQLPIAASTVQLVNIPSHVPDILDLKDSNYFAWSSFFELTFRKFSIFDHVDGTIDVQTRIYDAEWTKIDHCIVSWIYLTVSKDIRDMVFQRRTTAYALWMAVRGLFLNNATYRAVYALQDFHRLYQGELSVADYCCQLKKLADTLWDVGHPITDRELVINTLRRLNSKFSNAIGVLGAMMNPPPTFLYVRSYLL from the coding sequence ATGGCGCACAGCTTATCCTCCTCCGATGCTTCTGCTACTCACGGCCTCAATCCATTCGTCGCGCAGCTGCCCATCGCCGCCTCCACCGTGCAACTCGTCAACATTCCCTCTCATGTGCCTGACATCCTGGATCTGAAAGACTCGAACTACTTCGCCTGGAGTTCCTTCTTCGAGCTGACGTTCCGCAAGTTCAGCATCTTCGATCACGTTGACGGCACGATCGACGTCCAGACTCGCATCTACGATGCCGAGTGGACCAAGATCGATCACTGCATCGTCTCTTGGATCTACCTCACTGTGTCCAAGGACATTCGCGACATGGTGTTCCAGCGGCGCACGACGGCGTACGCCCTCTGGATGGCGGTTCGTGGCCTCTTCCTCAACAATGCCACGTACCGTGCCGTATACGCGCTGCAGGACTTCCACAGGCTGTACCAAGGTGAGCTCAGTGTTGCCGATTATTGCTGCCAACTCAAGAAACTGGCCGACACACTCTGGGATGTTGGCCACCCCATCACTGATCGGGAACTCGTCATCAACACACTCCGCAGGCTCAACTCCAAGTTCAGCAACGCCATCGGCGTCCTCGGCGCCATGATGAACCCTCCTCCAACTTTCTTGTACGTGCGCTCCTACCTGCTCTAG